In Terriglobia bacterium, the DNA window GCTGAAAACGGGCGAACAGTTCAAAACTGTCATGCCCATGGACTATCCGGAACTGATCAACATGCTCCGGGATAAGCAGGTCAAGATCACCGGCGAGAAACCCGGCAACAGTCCGTGGTTCGCGGCACTGATCTCGTGGGCTCCGTTTCTTTTCCTGATCGGCTTCTGGATCTTCTTCATGCGGCAGATGCAGAGCGGCGGCAATAAAGCGCTGTCGTTCGGCAAGAGCCGGGCGCGCCTGCTGACGGCGCATCAGAAGAAGGTGACATTCAAAGACGTAGCAGGCGTGGAAGAAGCCAAGGAAGAGCTGCAGGAAATCATCGACTTTCTGAAAGAGCCCCAGAAGTTCCAGAAATTGGGCGGCCGGATTCCGAAAGGCGTCCTGCTGGTTGGCCCTCCGGGCACCGGTAAGACCCTTCTGGCTCGCGCGATCGCGGGTGAAGCCAATGTCCCGTTCTTCTCCATCAGCGGTTCCGATTTCGTCGAGATGTTCGTGGGCGTCGGCGCTTCGCGCGTGCGCGACCTGTTCGAGCAGGGCAAGAAGAACGCGCCCTGCATCATCTTCATCGATGAAATCGATGCGGTCGGCCGTCATCGCGGCGCCGGCCTGGGCGGCGGACACGATGAACGCGAACAGACGCTGAACCAGTTGCTGGTCGAAATGGACGGCTTCGAATCGAACGAAGGCGTCATCCTGATTGCCGCCACCAACCGGCCGGATGTGCTCGACCCGGCGCTGCTGCGGCCGGGCCGCTTTGACCGGCGCGTCGTTGTGGCGCGTCCCGATGTCAAGGGCCGCGAAGGTATCCTCGCCGTTCACGTGCGGAAGATTCCGCTGTCCGATGACGTCGATGTCTCCGTCATTGCCCGAAGCACACCGGGATTTTCCGGCGCCGATCTCGCAAACCTGGTGAATGAAGCGGCCCTCAATGCCGCCCGCATGAACCAGAAGTCGGTGAACCACGAAGACTTTGAAATGGCGAAGGACAAGGTTCTGATGGGCGTCGCCCGCAAATCGATGATCATCAGCGAGCATGAAAAGCGCGTCACGGCGTATCACGAGGCCGGCCACGCCATGGTCGCGGTCATGGTCGAAGGCGCAGATCCCTTGCACAAAGTGACGATCATTCCGCGCGGCATGGCGCTCGGCGTCACCCAACAGCTGCCTGTGGACGACCGGCACACCTATCCGAGGGCGTACCTCGAAGGCCAGCTTGCGATCATGATGGGCGGCCGCCTCGCGGAAGAACTCTTCCTCGAGACAATGACCACAGGAGCCGGCAATGACATCGAGCAGGCCACCGAGTTGGCTCGCAAGATGGTTTGCCAGTTCGGCATGTCGTCACTCGGACCGCTCACATTCGGCAAACAGGAGGAGCAGATCTTCCTCGGCCGCGAAATCGCGCAACATCGCGACTACAGCGAAGAGACCGCGATCTCGATCGACGGTGAAGTTCGAAAGTTCATCATGCAGGGCTATGAACGCGGAAAGAACATCCTGAATGAAAACCGGGATGCGCTCATCCGGATCGCCGAAGCGTTGCTGGAACGGGAATCGCTGGATGCGGCGGACATCAAGCTGCTGCTCGCGGGTCACCCCCTCGAAGAGCGCCGCACGCCGCCGCGGGTTGAACCGAAGAACGAGAAGCCGACACCGGTTCCGACGAAAGGCGTCGTCCGGCCGGCGCCGAGCATCTCGCCTCACGAGAAGCCGTCTCCGGCCTGAGAGAGGCTAAGAAGGAACACAAGAGGCACAAGAGGCACAAGATATTTTGTGCTTCTTGTGCCTTTTGTGTTCCTGTTTTCGTTTTATGCGAGAAGAATACTGCTGGGTTCTGCCCAGAACGACAATCCGGCTCGGCAAACGCACCGCAATCATGGGGATCCTTAATGTGACGCCGGATTCCTTTTCCGATGGCGGCGAGAACTTCGGTCTCGACAAGGCGATCGCGCGAGGCCGGGAGATCGAGCAGGAAGGTGCAGACCTCATTGATATTGGTGGCGAATCCAGCAGGCCCGGAAGCGAGGCCGTTGCGGAAGAGGAGGAGATACGAAGGGTTTTGCCGGTGATTGAGGGCCTTGCGAAAACCGTAACGGTACCTGTTTCCGTCGATACGTATCGCGCGAATGTGGCGCGCCGCGCGCTGGAGGCCGGCGCTCAGGTGGTCAATGACATCAGCGCATTCCGCTTTGATGACCGGATGCCTGGCGTCGTGAAAGAAGCCCGGGCCGCCGTTGTACTGATGCACAGCCGCGGCACGCGCGATACTCTGCACAAACAGCCTCGCATGGCCGATCCCGCCGCTGAAGTGTGCGAAGGCCTCGAGCGCGCGGCCGGCGATGCCGCTCAGGCGGGCATTGCCGCGGAATCGATCGTTATCGATCCGGGAGTCGGCTTTGGAAAGGCGGGCGAGGAGAGCATCGCCATCTTAAAAAGCCTGAATGGATTTAGTAAAATAGGGTATCCGGTGCTGGTCGGCACGTCTCGTAAGTCATTTATCAGCCTGATGACGTCAAGTAAGCAAGAGGAAGCTCGGAGTTGGGGGACAGCCGCCACGGTGGTCGCGGCAATCATGAACGGAGCGCATCTCGTAAGGGTTCACGATGTCCGCCACACTCGAATACTCGCTGAGGTCACGGACCGGTTGCTGGTTTGAAATGAGCGGAACGAATGCAAGCCCGACGCAGAGCGCAAGCGCGATAGCGCGCAGCCTCAAAAGAAGGCGCAGCCATCAATACATGAGCGGAGCGAATGCAAGCCCGACAGGGCGCAGCCATCAATTAAATGTTTGATGCTTTCTCCATGCCGCATCTGACCTGGAATGCAGCGCTGGACATTTTCATCGTCGCATTTCTCATTTACCAGATCCTCGTCCTCATCAAAGGGACGCGGGCGGTGCAGATGGTCCTTGGTGTGGCGTTCGTCATTGCGTTCTTCTACTTTTCACGCTGGGTGCGTCTCGAAGCCGTGAGCTGGATGCTCACGAACATTCTTCCGTATTTCGTTTTCGCCATTATTGTGATTTTCCAGCACGAAATCCGGCGCGCGCTCGCCCGTTTCGGCCAGGCGCCGCTGTTTGCCGGTTTCTCCAGCATCAATCGGAATGAGTTTTACGACGAGATCATTCTCGCAGTCACGACGCTGGCCTCGCAGCAGACCGGCGCACTGATCGTGATTGAACGGGAGATCGGCTTGAAGACCTACATCGAGAGCGGGATCGCTCTGGACGCGGACCTTTCATACGACCTGCTGGTGACGATTTTCAATCCATCGGTGCCGCTGCATGATGGCGCCGTCATCGTCCAAAGCGGACGGATCGCGGCGGCCGCATGTTTTCTGCCGCTGACCGTGAAGCCGAGGCTCAGCAAGGAACTGGGAACACGGCACCGCGCTGCGATCGGTGTTACCGAGGAGACGGATGCCGTCGCTCTGATCGTGTCGGAAGAAACCGGCGCGATTTCCTTTGCGCACGACGGCGAGATGGAAAGACGTCTCGATCCGGAGACGCTGCGGCAACGCCTGCGTGACGCGTTCGAGAGAAAGCGGCCGGCGGCGGAACGCTCCGTTGTTCCGGAGCCGGCAGAACATCGGATAGACGGATAAGCGGAGCGAATGCATAGGAGCCATGCGATCAGCAACATATTGGATCACCCACAACTGGCATCTGAAGATCGTCTCGTTGATTCTTGCAACGATGCTGTGGATGGCTGTCGCCAATCAGGCCTCATCGGAGATCGGACTCGATGTTCCGCTGGAGTATCGGAACATTCCGGCTCAGCTCGAGATTACCGGAGACATGACAAACACCGTTCAAGTGCGGCTTCGTGGCTCGGCGAATCTGATCAAGGACATCACGGCGAAAGATGTTTCCACGACCATTGACCTGAGCCGGATGCGCCGTGGCGAGAAGATCGTGCCGCTGTCGCCCCAGAATGTTCAGGCTCCGTTCGGCGCAGAGGTGATCCGCGTGAATCCCTCGAGTGTGCGGTTCAACCTGGAGCGTACGCTTACAAAGACGATACCGGTAGTACCCACGATCATCGGCCAGCCTCGGGATGGCTTCGAAGTCGGGAAGGTGTCGGTAAGCCCGGCCACAGTCGACATTGAGGGCCCCGAGAGCCGGGTAAACACAATGTCGTCCATTGCCACCGTCGGCATCCGCGTGGATCGCAGGGAAACGTCGATGGAGCAAACCGCCGATCTTGACGTGCCCGATCCGCAGATCCGTCTGCAGCATCCCTCGCCGGTCAGCATTCGCATCGAAATCCGTCGCAGCCGGCAACCCTGACAAAAGCGGGGAATAGCCAAAAGGCACATAGCAGAACACGAGAGGCACAAAAAACATCAGGAATGACCTCAATGGTGCAATGATGAAACGATGAAGCTGTTTGGGACCGACGGGATTCGAGCGTGTGCCGGCGAATTCCCGCTGAATGCGCCCGCCATTGTGGCGATCGGCCGGGCGGTTGGCGAGAAACTGGGCGGGAAGGTCCTGATAGGGCAGGACACGCGGATGTCGAGCCCCTGGATTTTCGACCTGCTTCAAAAAGGCTTCAGCCAGACGCCGGCAACCCTGCAGAACGCCGGGGTGATTCCAACTCCTGCGATTGCGCTGTTGACCAAATGGCTTGGATATTCCGGCGGTCTGATGATTTCCGCTTCGCACAATCCATACGCGGATAACGGCATCAAGGTATTTGGTTCCGACGGTACGAAACTCAGAGACTCCGATGAGGTTCAGATCGAGCAGCGCATCGATCATTTCGCCGGAAGCGGCGATGTGCGAGGGCAGGTCGATACAGTGCCGGCCCGCATCATTTCCGCATCGAATTCGACGGGCTGGAACGAGCGGTACCAGGAGATCCTGCTTTCTCACTTTGCCAATTCAGACTGGCTGCGCGGCTTGCGCATCATCGTGGATTGCGCGAACGGCGCGATGAGCGAAATCGCTCCGCGTCTGTTGACAAAGCTCGGGGCCGACGTCGTGGTGACGCACGCAGCGCCGAATGGGACCAATATCAACGACGGCTGCGGCGCTGTGCATACGGATGCGCTTCGGACTGCAATGCGGGCCGTGAATGCGGATTTTGGCGTCGCTTTTGACGGCGACGGTGACCGCTCGATGTTCATGTCGGCCGGTGGAAGGCTGATCGACGGAGACGCCGTCCTCCTTCTGATGGCGAGGCGGCTGAAGAAGCTGGGGCAGCTTAATCCCCCGATCGTGGTGGGTACGCTGATGACCAACTACAGCCTGGAAAAAATGCTCGGGAATGAGGGCATCACGCTGGTGCGGGTTGCGGTGGGGGATCGCTATATTTTCGACGAAATGCAGCGGAGCGGCAGCCCGCTCGGCGGCGAACCTTCAGGGCATGTGATTTTTCCCGATTTCAAATTGTCCGGAGATGGTCTTCTGACGACGCTGAAGGTGGCGGAGGCGATTGCAGCCGACCGTGCTTCGTTTGACGACATGACACGCGACTGGATCGAAGCGCCGCAGCTTTTGAAGAATCTCAGGGTGCGGCAGAGAGTGCCCTTGGAGACGCTGCCGGCGGTGCAGGCAAAGATGACCGAAGTGGCTCGCGTTCTGCAGGGCTGCGGCCGCCTGGTCGTGCGGTATTCGGGGACCGAGCCGCTGCTGCGGGTGATGATTGAAAGCGACGATGCGCAGAGAAACGAAGCGCTCATGGACCAACTGCTTAAAGTCATCCGCGATCAGATCGGCTGAAACCAGTGCCAGCCGTGGGTTTCTCGCCTCTTGACAGGCAAGGGGCCGGCGCCAATCTTTGAGAAGACCTCCTGAGCAAGCCTGCAGATTTGAAATCAAAATGAAAACGGTGCTTGACAGTGATGGGGTTGGTATCTATTATTGAGAGATGTGCCGAGCGACAGATTGGTTGCTGTGGCACGAGGCAGAGAAGGATTCCGCCGAGCAACTTGAGGCGGATTTTTTGACGCCGCGGCGAAGCGCCAGCACGATAGCGTGCAGCCTTCGACTTTGAGGCCTGAGAGCCGACGCGAAGCGCGAGCCCGAAAGGGCGCCGCCGTTAGCGAATGTTCTTTGAAAAAACAGAAAACGTACAGCAAGTAAATTACTCGAGTCAATTCGGTTTTTGTTAACGCGAATACATCAAACCATCAAGAAATCTTGAGAGTTTGATCCTGGCTCAGAATCAACGCTGGCGGCGTGCCTAACACATGCAAGTCGAGCGAGAAAAGGGGGGCAACTCCCTGAGTAAAGCGGCGCACGGGTGAGTAACACGTGGGTAATCTACCCTGAAGTGGGGAATAACACCGGGAAACCGGTGCTAATACCGCATAAGATCACGGAGTCTGCGGATTTTGTGATGAAAGGAGCAATTCGCTTTAGGAGGAGCCCGCGGCTGATTAGCTAGTTGGTGAGGTAATGGCTCACCAAGGCTACGATCAGTATCCGGTCTGAGAGGACGGTCGGACACACTGGAACTGAGACACGGTCCAGACTCCTACGGGAGGCAGCAGTGGGGAATTTTTCGCAATGGGGGCAACCCTGACGAAGCAACGCCGCGTGGGTGATGAAGTATCTCGGTACGTAAAACCCTTTCGACGGGGAAGAAAGCCGCAAGGCTTGACGGTACCCGTAGAAGAAGCCCCGGCTAACTCCGTGCCAGCAGCCGCGGTAATACGGGGGGGGCAAGCGTTGTTCGGAATTACTGGGCGTAAAGGGTGCGTAGGCGGTTCGCTAAGTTGGATGTGAAAACTCTGGGCTCAACCCAGAGCCTGCATCCAATACTGACGAGCTAGAGTTCTGGAGGGGGTAGCGGAATTCCTGGTGTAGCGGTGAAATGCGTAGATATCAGGAGGAACACCGGTGGCGAAGGCGGCTACCTGGACAGAGTCTGACGCTGAGGCACGAAAGCTAGGGGAGCAAACAGGATTAGATACCCTGGTAGTCCTAGCCCTAAACGATGGATACTTGGTGTGACCGGGATTGAATCCGGTCGTGCCGAAGCTAACGCATTAAGTATCCCGCCTGGGGAGTACGGTCGCAAGGCTGAAACTCAAAGGAATTGACGGGGGCCCGCACAAGCGGTGGAGTATGTGGTTTAATTCGACGCAACGCGAAGAACCTTACCTGGGCTCGAACGGCTAGTGACAGGGGATGAAAGTCTTTTTTCCCGCAAGGGACACTAGTCGAGGTGCTGCATGGCTGTCGTCAGCTCGTGTCGTGAGATGTTGGGTTAAGTCCCGCAACGAGCGCAACCCCTGCCTTTAGTTGCTAACACGTCATGGTGAGCACTCTAGAGGGACTGCCGGTGAAAAACCGGAGGAAGGTGGGGATGACGTCAAGTCCTCATGGCCTTTATGTCCAGGGCTACACACGTACTACAATGGGCGGCACAATGAGTCGCAAACCCGCGAGGGGGAGCCAATCTCAAAAAACCGTTCTCAGTTCGGATTGCAGTCTGCAACTCGACTGCATGAAGCTAGAATCGCTAGTAATCGCTGATCAGCAAGCAGCGGTGAATACGTTCCCGGGCCTTGTACACACCGCCCGTCACATCACGAAAGCCAGTTGTACTAGAAGCCGGTAATTTAACCGCAAGGGGATAGCCGTCCAAGGTATGACTGGTGATTGGGGTGAAGTCGTAACAAGGTAGCCGTAGGAGAACCTGTGGCTGGATCACCTCCTTTCTAAGAGTGTTCACTCATGGACTTCGGTTCATGGGTCAATGATTCGCGTGACTCTTGACGACGATTCGAGTGTTGCTTCTGTACGTTTTCTGCCTCAAGGTTTTTATGGATGTCTCCCAAACGAACGCCATCGGGCCTGTAGCTCAGGTGGTTAGAGCGCACGCCTGATAAGCGTGAGGTCGGTAGTTCAACTCTACCCAGGCCCATGTTAGAGATGAAGGGTTGGGTAGGGGGATGTAGCTCAGTTGGGA includes these proteins:
- the folP gene encoding dihydropteroate synthase — translated: MREEYCWVLPRTTIRLGKRTAIMGILNVTPDSFSDGGENFGLDKAIARGREIEQEGADLIDIGGESSRPGSEAVAEEEEIRRVLPVIEGLAKTVTVPVSVDTYRANVARRALEAGAQVVNDISAFRFDDRMPGVVKEARAAVVLMHSRGTRDTLHKQPRMADPAAEVCEGLERAAGDAAQAGIAAESIVIDPGVGFGKAGEESIAILKSLNGFSKIGYPVLVGTSRKSFISLMTSSKQEEARSWGTAATVVAAIMNGAHLVRVHDVRHTRILAEVTDRLLV
- a CDS encoding CdaR family protein, whose protein sequence is MRSATYWITHNWHLKIVSLILATMLWMAVANQASSEIGLDVPLEYRNIPAQLEITGDMTNTVQVRLRGSANLIKDITAKDVSTTIDLSRMRRGEKIVPLSPQNVQAPFGAEVIRVNPSSVRFNLERTLTKTIPVVPTIIGQPRDGFEVGKVSVSPATVDIEGPESRVNTMSSIATVGIRVDRRETSMEQTADLDVPDPQIRLQHPSPVSIRIEIRRSRQP
- the ftsH gene encoding ATP-dependent zinc metalloprotease FtsH — protein: MNSTMKTILFWILILLTAVLLYSVVQRTSGGTAQAWPFSQFLSEIDEGHVKDVTIADSDIKGQLKTGEQFKTVMPMDYPELINMLRDKQVKITGEKPGNSPWFAALISWAPFLFLIGFWIFFMRQMQSGGNKALSFGKSRARLLTAHQKKVTFKDVAGVEEAKEELQEIIDFLKEPQKFQKLGGRIPKGVLLVGPPGTGKTLLARAIAGEANVPFFSISGSDFVEMFVGVGASRVRDLFEQGKKNAPCIIFIDEIDAVGRHRGAGLGGGHDEREQTLNQLLVEMDGFESNEGVILIAATNRPDVLDPALLRPGRFDRRVVVARPDVKGREGILAVHVRKIPLSDDVDVSVIARSTPGFSGADLANLVNEAALNAARMNQKSVNHEDFEMAKDKVLMGVARKSMIISEHEKRVTAYHEAGHAMVAVMVEGADPLHKVTIIPRGMALGVTQQLPVDDRHTYPRAYLEGQLAIMMGGRLAEELFLETMTTGAGNDIEQATELARKMVCQFGMSSLGPLTFGKQEEQIFLGREIAQHRDYSEETAISIDGEVRKFIMQGYERGKNILNENRDALIRIAEALLERESLDAADIKLLLAGHPLEERRTPPRVEPKNEKPTPVPTKGVVRPAPSISPHEKPSPA
- the glmM gene encoding phosphoglucosamine mutase; the protein is MKLFGTDGIRACAGEFPLNAPAIVAIGRAVGEKLGGKVLIGQDTRMSSPWIFDLLQKGFSQTPATLQNAGVIPTPAIALLTKWLGYSGGLMISASHNPYADNGIKVFGSDGTKLRDSDEVQIEQRIDHFAGSGDVRGQVDTVPARIISASNSTGWNERYQEILLSHFANSDWLRGLRIIVDCANGAMSEIAPRLLTKLGADVVVTHAAPNGTNINDGCGAVHTDALRTAMRAVNADFGVAFDGDGDRSMFMSAGGRLIDGDAVLLLMARRLKKLGQLNPPIVVGTLMTNYSLEKMLGNEGITLVRVAVGDRYIFDEMQRSGSPLGGEPSGHVIFPDFKLSGDGLLTTLKVAEAIAADRASFDDMTRDWIEAPQLLKNLRVRQRVPLETLPAVQAKMTEVARVLQGCGRLVVRYSGTEPLLRVMIESDDAQRNEALMDQLLKVIRDQIG
- the cdaA gene encoding diadenylate cyclase CdaA, with translation MFDAFSMPHLTWNAALDIFIVAFLIYQILVLIKGTRAVQMVLGVAFVIAFFYFSRWVRLEAVSWMLTNILPYFVFAIIVIFQHEIRRALARFGQAPLFAGFSSINRNEFYDEIILAVTTLASQQTGALIVIEREIGLKTYIESGIALDADLSYDLLVTIFNPSVPLHDGAVIVQSGRIAAAACFLPLTVKPRLSKELGTRHRAAIGVTEETDAVALIVSEETGAISFAHDGEMERRLDPETLRQRLRDAFERKRPAAERSVVPEPAEHRIDG